A window of the Gemmatirosa kalamazoonensis genome harbors these coding sequences:
- a CDS encoding ROK family transcriptional regulator, whose translation MRKIDTRNFQLATRATPREVNRQIVLNIIREHEPISRAELARHMEVARSALTLIVRELIESGDVVETTERVAGDVGPGRRPTLLRVRTSGRLAVAVDVRPGGTTVAIADFAGETLAREVMETPTTPDTLVAALADRIAAMRRAHVTDADYRGVGVVVPGMVDRRTGRVLYSPLLGWRNVDIRDALAARVELPVDIAATPAACALARLWLAPEGQQAVRNFAYVHVSDGVGAGLVVNGEVLRGETHTAGEFGHNSLDPHGPICSCGKRGCWEAFASNRATVRRYVDRMLQAHRAPGESSGTTLPDTPPTIDDVLDAARRDDEAAVSAIRETGWYIGRGLATVVNAFNPGRIYLGGEITGAWSLLEPPMREALAEATLSDAGRTTPVLADPRPAEYRLLGAVALVAVPTFAAPRVA comes from the coding sequence ATGCGGAAGATCGACACGCGCAACTTCCAGCTCGCCACCCGCGCCACGCCGCGCGAGGTGAACCGGCAGATCGTGCTCAACATCATCCGCGAGCACGAGCCGATCTCGCGCGCCGAGCTGGCGCGGCACATGGAGGTCGCGCGCAGCGCGCTCACGCTCATCGTGCGCGAGCTGATCGAGTCGGGCGACGTGGTCGAGACGACCGAGCGCGTCGCGGGTGACGTCGGCCCCGGGCGGCGTCCCACGCTGCTGCGCGTGCGCACGAGCGGCCGCCTCGCCGTCGCGGTCGACGTGCGGCCCGGCGGCACCACCGTCGCCATCGCCGACTTCGCGGGCGAGACGCTCGCGCGCGAAGTGATGGAGACGCCCACGACCCCCGACACGCTCGTCGCCGCGCTCGCCGACCGCATCGCCGCGATGCGCCGCGCACACGTCACCGACGCGGACTACCGCGGCGTCGGCGTCGTCGTGCCGGGCATGGTGGACCGTCGCACGGGACGCGTGCTGTACTCGCCGCTGCTCGGCTGGCGCAACGTCGACATCCGCGACGCGCTCGCGGCGCGCGTCGAGCTCCCGGTCGACATCGCGGCCACGCCGGCGGCGTGCGCGCTCGCGCGGCTGTGGCTCGCCCCCGAGGGACAGCAGGCGGTGCGCAACTTCGCGTACGTGCACGTCTCCGACGGCGTCGGCGCGGGGCTCGTCGTGAACGGCGAGGTGCTGCGCGGCGAGACGCACACCGCGGGCGAGTTCGGCCACAACTCGCTCGACCCGCACGGGCCGATCTGCTCGTGCGGGAAGCGCGGCTGCTGGGAGGCGTTCGCGTCGAACCGCGCCACCGTGCGCCGCTACGTCGACCGCATGCTGCAGGCGCACCGCGCGCCTGGCGAATCCTCAGGCACCACGCTCCCCGACACGCCGCCGACGATCGACGACGTGCTCGACGCCGCGCGCCGCGACGACGAGGCGGCGGTGTCGGCCATCCGCGAGACCGGCTGGTACATCGGCCGCGGGCTCGCCACCGTCGTCAACGCGTTCAACCCGGGACGCATCTACCTCGGCGGCGAGATCACCGGCGCGTGGTCGCTGCTCGAGCCGCCGATGCGCGAGGCGCTCGCCGAGGCGACGCTGAGCGACGCCGGCCGCACCACCCCCGTGCTCGCCGACCCGCGGCCCGCGGAGTACCGGCTGTTAGGCGCGGTCGCGCTCGTCGCCGTGCCGACGTTCGCCGCGCCGCGCGTCGCCTGA
- a CDS encoding cation:proton antiporter: MREALAVRRLVILALLYGGLQLVLPLGLPTSQALALVTFGFLILAAYTIGEVAEALRLPKIVGYLAAGMLFGPPGLGTLPADVLDALAPVSALAIALIAFLAGAELQWAEVRARGIAVLKMLSVELSLTFVGLVAVLYLLRGFLPFLATAPAREAIAFSVLFAAVAIVHSPAVTLALLTETGARGPVARTTLGIVLVADVAVVLFFTGALALARALVPPAGGAATPLSAVVWEVGGAVLVGALLGAGVALYLRFVRRELFIFAIVVAFFGAEIARLAHVEGLLTLLTAGFVAENAGGGQGETLRKAMERAASPVFVVFFAIAGARILPQAVIAFWPLVLALVLVRSLGLWGGVRVGARWASVPTRDANLVWMGLVSQAGVAIGLVSVVASVYPSRGEQLRTLFLAVLAINQTLGPVLFRRALLKAGEIPGEVSRGAAEDAEETEDGGLRVLRGSA, from the coding sequence ATGCGCGAGGCGCTCGCCGTCCGTCGGCTGGTGATCCTGGCCCTGCTCTACGGCGGGCTGCAGCTCGTGCTGCCGCTCGGCCTGCCCACGTCGCAGGCGCTCGCGCTCGTGACGTTCGGCTTCCTCATCCTCGCGGCGTACACGATCGGCGAGGTGGCGGAGGCGCTGCGGCTGCCGAAGATCGTCGGCTACCTCGCGGCGGGGATGCTGTTCGGCCCTCCGGGGCTGGGCACGCTGCCGGCCGACGTGCTCGACGCGCTCGCGCCGGTGAGCGCGCTGGCGATCGCGCTCATCGCGTTCCTCGCCGGCGCGGAGCTGCAGTGGGCGGAGGTGCGCGCGCGCGGCATCGCCGTGCTGAAGATGCTCTCGGTGGAGCTGTCGCTGACGTTCGTGGGGCTCGTCGCGGTGCTCTACCTGCTGCGCGGCTTCCTGCCGTTCCTCGCGACGGCGCCGGCGCGCGAGGCCATCGCGTTCTCGGTGCTGTTCGCGGCGGTGGCGATCGTGCACTCGCCGGCCGTGACGCTCGCGCTGCTCACCGAGACGGGCGCGCGCGGCCCGGTGGCGCGCACCACGTTAGGCATCGTGCTCGTCGCCGACGTGGCGGTCGTGCTGTTCTTCACCGGCGCGCTGGCGCTCGCGCGCGCGCTCGTCCCGCCGGCGGGTGGTGCCGCGACGCCGCTCTCCGCGGTGGTGTGGGAGGTGGGCGGCGCGGTGCTCGTGGGCGCGCTGCTCGGCGCCGGCGTGGCGCTGTATCTGCGCTTCGTGCGCCGCGAGCTGTTCATCTTCGCCATCGTCGTCGCGTTCTTCGGGGCCGAGATCGCGCGGCTCGCGCACGTCGAGGGGCTGCTGACGCTGCTCACCGCGGGCTTCGTCGCCGAGAACGCCGGCGGCGGCCAGGGCGAGACGCTGCGCAAGGCGATGGAGCGCGCGGCCTCGCCGGTGTTCGTCGTGTTCTTCGCGATCGCCGGCGCGCGCATCCTGCCGCAGGCGGTGATCGCGTTCTGGCCGCTGGTGCTCGCGCTGGTGCTGGTGCGCTCGCTCGGCCTGTGGGGCGGCGTGCGGGTCGGCGCGCGGTGGGCGTCGGTGCCGACGCGCGACGCGAACCTCGTGTGGATGGGGCTCGTGTCGCAGGCCGGTGTGGCGATCGGGCTCGTCTCGGTGGTGGCGAGCGTCTACCCGAGCCGCGGCGAGCAGCTGCGCACGCTGTTCCTCGCGGTGCTCGCGATCAACCAGACGCTCGGCCCGGTGCTGTTCCGCCGCGCGCTGCTGAAGGCGGGGGAGATTCCTGGGGAAGTCTCACGCGGAGCCGCGGAGGACGCGGAGGAAACCGAGGACGGTGGCCTCCGCGTCCTCCGCGGCTCCGCGTGA
- a CDS encoding alpha,alpha-trehalose-phosphate synthase (UDP-forming) has translation MLIVSNRLPVTTRVDAGGVTVVPSNGGLATGLRGVHERSGGLWIGWPGVPAELPTPIRRAIDQRLAAVGAVGVPLAAREIDAFYQRYSNGVLWPVLHDMLDHPAAEPSDWEAYRTVNERYADVVARRARPDEVVWIHDFHLMLVPRLLRERCPSLRIGFFLHTPFPSIEALATVRHHAALLDGLLGADVVGVHTRAYAARFLDAVRALLGRATSPSDVEDGARRVHVRACPMSVDVSAFEARATEPRVAAMASHMRRDGERLLLGVDRLDYTKGIPARLDAYARLLEREPSLRGRVRLHQLAVPSRESVPAYQALRAEVESTVARINARFGTREWTPIEYRYGCVDDVTLSALYRAADVMLVTPRRDGMNLVAKEFVASRVDGDGVLVLSEHAGAAAELRTALLVDPDDVDGLARSYSAALAMSAPERRVRMRRLRSAVRRHDVFQWAREFLLALGGGGAALVGRSAG, from the coding sequence GTGCTCATCGTCTCGAACCGGCTGCCGGTGACCACCCGCGTCGACGCGGGCGGCGTCACCGTCGTGCCGAGCAACGGCGGCCTGGCGACCGGGCTGCGGGGAGTCCACGAGCGGTCGGGCGGCCTGTGGATCGGCTGGCCGGGGGTGCCGGCCGAGCTGCCGACGCCGATCCGCCGGGCCATCGACCAGCGGCTCGCGGCCGTCGGCGCGGTCGGCGTGCCGCTCGCCGCGCGCGAGATCGACGCGTTCTACCAGCGCTACTCGAACGGCGTGCTGTGGCCGGTGCTGCACGACATGCTGGACCATCCCGCAGCAGAGCCGTCGGACTGGGAGGCCTACCGCACGGTGAACGAGCGGTACGCGGACGTCGTGGCACGGCGCGCGCGACCCGACGAGGTCGTGTGGATCCATGACTTCCATCTGATGCTGGTCCCGCGGCTGCTGCGCGAGCGGTGCCCGTCGCTTCGCATCGGCTTCTTCCTCCACACGCCGTTCCCGTCGATCGAGGCGCTGGCCACGGTGCGCCACCACGCGGCGCTGCTCGACGGCCTGCTCGGTGCCGACGTCGTCGGCGTGCACACGCGGGCGTACGCGGCGCGCTTCCTCGACGCGGTGCGCGCGCTGCTCGGCCGCGCGACGTCGCCGAGCGACGTGGAGGACGGAGCGCGGCGCGTGCACGTGCGCGCGTGCCCGATGAGCGTCGACGTGTCCGCGTTCGAGGCGCGGGCGACGGAGCCGCGCGTGGCGGCGATGGCGTCGCACATGCGGCGCGACGGCGAGCGGCTGCTGCTCGGCGTCGACCGGCTCGACTACACGAAGGGGATCCCGGCGCGGCTCGACGCGTACGCGCGGCTGCTCGAGCGCGAGCCGTCGCTGCGGGGTCGCGTCAGGCTGCATCAGCTCGCGGTGCCGTCGCGCGAGTCGGTACCGGCGTACCAGGCGCTGCGCGCCGAGGTCGAGTCGACGGTCGCGCGCATCAACGCGCGCTTCGGCACGCGCGAGTGGACGCCGATCGAGTACCGGTACGGCTGCGTGGACGACGTCACGCTGTCGGCGCTCTACCGCGCGGCGGACGTGATGCTCGTGACGCCGCGGCGCGACGGGATGAACCTCGTGGCGAAGGAGTTCGTGGCGAGCCGCGTGGACGGCGACGGAGTGCTCGTGCTGAGCGAGCACGCGGGCGCGGCGGCGGAGCTGCGCACCGCGCTGCTCGTCGATCCGGACGACGTCGACGGGCTCGCGCGGTCGTACTCGGCGGCGCTCGCGATGTCGGCGCCGGAGCGGCGCGTGCGCATGCGCCGGCTCCGCTCCGCGGTGCGGCGGCACGACGTGTTCCAGTGGGCGCGCGAGTTCCTGCTCGCGTTAGGCGGCGGGGGCGCCGCGCTCGTCGGCCGCAGTGCGGGCTAG
- a CDS encoding BTAD domain-containing putative transcriptional regulator has protein sequence MVGADGEPLTGAAGQRRNLAFLSVLAVAGDDGLTRDKITGLLWPDVDADRARHSLTQALYAARRAVGVDDLFVVGGDIRLNRSRITSDVQELESALDEGDLERAVGLYRGPFLDGFFLPSAPEFEQWSSAQRARLEDRITGALERLAQKAESAEDFRAAVEWRKQLAAIRPLDSATAVGLMTALARSGDRARAIHHARLHEELLRDQLGLEPDPVVTALAERLREPVVWQASALAWDSIDGEALDVAEPEPSEPLALEEEEPASPGTAIVRGSPVRVVPAEPARNRAHRWMAFAALAVILVIVAVALSVRRRGPAADVVVAVPLRQKVVIAPFRVSGASETLSYLREGLVELLSTRLADDSAARSVDAGAVLGAWQTAGLGRSGDVPRDTVVKLASRLGAERVVIGSVVGTRNHVVISATVVGVATGAVVGQASVEGPADSVTTLVDRLAARLLVEEAGEDVSVADRTTASLPALRAFLAGQAAFRRADYVAARRSYERALQRDSMFALAALQLVRAGDRLQSSVERRRMLAIAWQEMGALGERDRTLLVALVGPRYPAPSPSAEQVAAWERVVSLTPDRADAWYELGARLFRVGAVVGLPDAPARAIAALQRALAIDSTHASARTLLAQLAAGAPPNVGPLSPFARWLAAAQRADSSALRHLRDTMPRLGGANLRAMVQAAQFDAVGLADARRALQLLQSRAVSPIERLDALEAEHALALNEGRRRDALDATRRLQELQPGSRAELRLRVLDALYGDGDPAAAEQAVAALDGVAPLSAQPGVRAAQVADRCVLAQWRLSRRDTTGVSAMIGELRAEPAVPGIPIATTPAVCATLLDATLAVVRGGFDAHVALAALDSLALTPEVSGDASAYAPILVARLHERLGDVAGALASVQRRAYMAGWPRYLATALREEGRYAESLREPDVARRAYERFLALRVAPDSSLAGEVEAVRRAAQRP, from the coding sequence GTGGTGGGCGCGGACGGCGAGCCGCTCACCGGCGCGGCCGGGCAGCGACGGAACCTCGCGTTCCTGTCGGTGCTCGCCGTGGCGGGCGACGACGGGCTCACCCGGGACAAGATCACCGGGCTGCTGTGGCCGGACGTCGACGCGGACCGGGCCCGGCATTCGCTGACCCAGGCGCTGTACGCCGCGCGCCGCGCGGTCGGCGTGGACGACCTGTTCGTCGTCGGCGGCGACATCCGCCTGAACCGGAGCCGCATCACGAGCGACGTGCAGGAGCTGGAGTCGGCGCTCGACGAGGGGGATCTGGAGCGCGCGGTCGGGCTGTACCGCGGGCCGTTCCTCGACGGCTTCTTCCTCCCGAGCGCACCCGAGTTCGAGCAGTGGTCGTCCGCCCAGCGCGCGCGGCTCGAGGATCGGATCACCGGCGCGCTCGAGCGGCTCGCCCAGAAGGCCGAGTCCGCCGAGGACTTTCGGGCGGCCGTCGAGTGGCGAAAGCAGCTCGCCGCCATCCGCCCGCTCGACTCGGCCACCGCGGTCGGGCTCATGACGGCGCTCGCGCGCTCCGGCGACCGGGCTCGCGCGATCCACCACGCGCGGCTGCACGAGGAGCTCCTGCGCGACCAGCTCGGTCTCGAGCCCGACCCGGTGGTCACCGCGCTGGCCGAGCGGCTGCGCGAGCCGGTGGTGTGGCAGGCGAGCGCGCTGGCGTGGGACTCCATCGACGGCGAGGCGCTCGACGTCGCCGAGCCGGAGCCGAGCGAGCCGCTCGCGCTCGAGGAGGAGGAGCCGGCGTCGCCGGGCACGGCGATCGTGCGCGGCTCGCCGGTCCGCGTCGTACCGGCCGAGCCCGCGCGAAATCGGGCGCACCGGTGGATGGCGTTCGCGGCGCTCGCGGTGATCCTGGTGATCGTGGCGGTCGCGCTGTCGGTCCGACGCCGCGGCCCGGCGGCCGACGTGGTGGTGGCGGTGCCGCTCCGCCAGAAGGTCGTCATCGCGCCGTTCCGCGTGTCCGGCGCGAGCGAGACGCTGTCGTATCTTCGCGAGGGGCTCGTGGAGCTGCTGTCCACGCGGCTCGCCGACGACAGCGCGGCCCGGTCGGTGGATGCGGGCGCGGTCCTGGGTGCCTGGCAGACCGCCGGCCTCGGGCGGAGCGGCGACGTCCCGCGCGACACGGTCGTGAAGCTCGCGTCGCGGCTCGGCGCGGAGCGGGTGGTGATCGGGAGCGTGGTCGGCACCCGCAACCACGTCGTGATCAGCGCGACCGTCGTCGGCGTCGCGACGGGCGCGGTGGTCGGGCAGGCGTCGGTCGAGGGGCCGGCGGACAGCGTGACGACGCTCGTCGACCGGCTCGCGGCGCGGCTGCTCGTGGAAGAGGCGGGGGAGGACGTGTCGGTGGCCGACCGGACCACCGCGTCGCTCCCGGCCCTGCGCGCGTTCCTCGCCGGTCAGGCGGCGTTCCGGCGCGCGGACTACGTCGCCGCGCGGCGGTCGTACGAGCGCGCGCTGCAGCGCGACTCCATGTTCGCGCTCGCCGCGCTGCAGCTCGTGCGCGCCGGCGACCGCCTGCAGAGCAGCGTGGAGCGGCGGCGGATGCTCGCCATCGCCTGGCAGGAGATGGGGGCGCTCGGCGAGCGCGATCGGACGCTGCTCGTGGCGCTGGTGGGGCCGCGCTACCCGGCGCCGTCGCCGTCGGCGGAGCAGGTCGCGGCGTGGGAGCGGGTGGTGAGCCTCACGCCGGACCGCGCCGACGCCTGGTACGAGCTCGGCGCGCGACTGTTCCGCGTCGGCGCCGTGGTGGGACTGCCCGACGCGCCCGCGCGCGCCATCGCGGCGCTGCAGCGGGCGCTCGCGATCGACTCCACGCACGCATCCGCGCGCACGCTGCTCGCGCAGCTCGCGGCGGGCGCGCCGCCGAACGTGGGGCCGCTGTCGCCGTTCGCGCGGTGGCTCGCCGCGGCGCAGCGCGCGGACTCGTCGGCACTGCGCCACCTGCGCGACACCATGCCGCGACTCGGCGGCGCTAACCTGCGCGCGATGGTCCAGGCGGCGCAGTTCGACGCGGTGGGGCTCGCGGACGCGCGACGCGCGCTGCAGCTCCTACAGTCACGCGCCGTCTCGCCGATCGAGCGGCTCGACGCGCTGGAGGCCGAGCACGCGCTGGCGCTGAACGAAGGGCGCCGGCGGGACGCGCTCGACGCCACGCGGCGGCTGCAGGAGCTGCAGCCCGGATCGCGGGCCGAGCTGCGGCTGCGCGTGCTCGACGCGCTGTACGGGGACGGCGACCCGGCGGCCGCGGAGCAGGCGGTCGCCGCGCTCGACGGCGTGGCGCCGCTCTCCGCGCAGCCCGGCGTGCGCGCCGCGCAGGTCGCCGACCGGTGCGTGCTCGCGCAGTGGCGGCTGTCGCGCCGCGACACGACGGGCGTGTCGGCGATGATCGGCGAGCTGCGCGCGGAGCCGGCGGTGCCGGGTATCCCGATCGCGACCACACCGGCGGTCTGCGCGACGCTGCTCGACGCCACGCTCGCCGTGGTGCGCGGCGGCTTCGACGCCCACGTCGCGCTCGCCGCGCTCGACTCGCTCGCGCTCACGCCGGAGGTGAGCGGCGACGCGAGCGCGTACGCGCCGATCCTGGTGGCGCGGCTGCACGAGCGGCTCGGCGACGTCGCGGGGGCGCTCGCGTCGGTGCAGCGGCGCGCGTACATGGCGGGGTGGCCGCGCTACCTCGCGACGGCCCTGCGCGAGGAGGGGCGGTACGCGGAGTCGCTCCGCGAGCCCGACGTGGCGCGGCGCGCGTACGAGCGGTTCCTCGCGCTGCGGGTCGCGCCGGACTCCTCGCTCGCGGGCGAGGTGGAGGCCGTCCGGCGCGCCGCCCAACGTCCCTAG
- a CDS encoding chloride channel protein — protein MKGTPHVAWRRALTGWARWLDRIERLGGKLGLSENGVLLAFAVAVGVCGALGVVAFYEAIDLAYAVLVRWPGSFTTRAHFLFYRPLLTGGALALAWAVWRRLGRGSDGATVPDVQLAVVRRGGRVPLGTTVGRTVASAITLGGGGSAGTEGPVVVLGAAAGSTLGRAFRFARERTAVLVGAGAASAIAAAFNAPLAGAFFALEEILGDFKVASFPPVVIASVVGAVVSRAVFGNHPAFPIPREYGYTSVREVVLFFPLLGAVCGAVSALFVRTYFDLGGRLGAWLSPAPDAPRGRRRMAALVPWLAGAFVGLVVHVSAGFLVGTGHLAIPLAAFGRLAWWALFLLALGKILVTTVTLHGGGSGGLFTPSLFVGAAAGGAVGVALHGLFPGLPITPEAYAIVGMGAVVAGATGAPITGILLVFEMTNDYALVVPLMIAVVTSHVVSRKLVRDNLYSGWLRRRGEHLEHGTDRDVLAGMLVADACERDAVVVREDAPVAHLLDHLGHPDQSLFPVVDAAGSYVGALAAAELGQVARAGHALDAVLVAADVAQPWEVLAPDDSLLDAVRRMGVRGSASLPVVDPATGRLVGVVTRSRILGLYERAVAAEPEPGP, from the coding sequence ATGAAGGGGACACCCCACGTCGCCTGGCGCCGGGCGCTCACGGGCTGGGCGCGCTGGCTCGACCGGATCGAGCGGCTCGGCGGGAAGCTCGGGCTCTCCGAGAACGGCGTGCTGCTGGCGTTCGCCGTCGCGGTCGGCGTCTGCGGCGCGCTCGGCGTGGTGGCGTTCTACGAGGCGATCGACCTCGCGTACGCGGTGCTCGTGCGGTGGCCCGGGTCGTTCACGACCCGCGCGCACTTCCTGTTCTATCGACCGCTGCTCACTGGCGGCGCGCTGGCGCTCGCGTGGGCGGTGTGGCGGCGGCTGGGGCGCGGGAGCGACGGCGCGACCGTGCCCGACGTGCAGCTCGCCGTGGTGCGCCGCGGCGGGCGCGTGCCGTTAGGCACCACGGTGGGCCGCACGGTCGCCAGCGCGATCACGCTCGGCGGCGGCGGCTCGGCGGGGACGGAGGGCCCGGTCGTGGTGCTCGGCGCGGCCGCGGGGTCGACGCTCGGACGCGCGTTCCGCTTCGCCCGCGAGCGCACCGCGGTGCTCGTCGGCGCGGGCGCGGCATCGGCGATCGCGGCGGCCTTCAACGCGCCGCTCGCCGGCGCCTTCTTCGCGCTCGAGGAGATCCTCGGCGACTTCAAGGTCGCATCGTTCCCACCGGTCGTGATCGCGAGCGTGGTGGGCGCGGTGGTGTCGCGTGCGGTGTTCGGCAACCACCCCGCGTTCCCCATCCCGCGCGAGTACGGCTACACGTCGGTGCGCGAGGTGGTGCTGTTCTTTCCGCTGTTAGGCGCGGTGTGCGGCGCGGTGTCCGCGCTGTTCGTGCGCACGTACTTCGACCTCGGCGGGCGGCTCGGCGCGTGGCTCTCGCCGGCCCCGGACGCGCCGCGCGGCCGGCGGCGCATGGCGGCGCTCGTGCCGTGGCTCGCCGGCGCGTTCGTGGGACTCGTCGTGCACGTCTCGGCGGGGTTTCTCGTGGGCACGGGGCACCTCGCGATCCCACTCGCGGCGTTCGGGCGGCTCGCGTGGTGGGCGCTGTTCCTGCTCGCGTTAGGCAAGATCCTCGTCACGACGGTCACGCTGCACGGCGGCGGCTCGGGCGGGCTGTTCACGCCGTCGCTGTTCGTCGGCGCCGCGGCGGGGGGCGCGGTGGGCGTCGCGCTGCACGGCCTCTTCCCCGGGCTGCCGATCACACCGGAGGCGTACGCGATCGTCGGCATGGGCGCCGTCGTCGCCGGCGCGACGGGCGCGCCGATCACGGGGATCCTGCTCGTGTTCGAGATGACGAACGACTACGCGCTCGTCGTGCCGCTCATGATCGCCGTGGTGACGTCGCACGTGGTGTCGCGCAAGCTCGTGCGCGACAACCTGTACAGCGGATGGCTGCGGCGCCGCGGCGAGCACCTCGAGCACGGCACCGACCGCGACGTGCTCGCGGGCATGCTCGTCGCCGACGCGTGCGAGCGCGACGCAGTGGTGGTGCGCGAGGACGCGCCGGTGGCGCACCTGCTCGACCACCTCGGGCATCCCGACCAGAGCCTGTTCCCAGTGGTCGACGCCGCGGGGTCGTACGTCGGCGCGCTGGCGGCGGCGGAGCTGGGGCAGGTGGCGCGGGCGGGCCACGCGCTCGACGCGGTGCTCGTCGCCGCCGACGTCGCGCAGCCGTGGGAGGTCCTGGCGCCCGACGACTCGCTGCTCGACGCGGTGCGCCGCATGGGCGTGCGCGGCTCCGCGTCGCTCCCCGTCGTGGACCCCGCGACGGGGCGGCTCGTGGGCGTCGTGACGCGGAGCCGGATCCTCGGCCTGTACGAGCGCGCGGTGGCGGCCGAGCCGGAGCCCGGGCCGTGA
- a CDS encoding GIY-YIG nuclease family protein: MTRKDLVRRYKETRRPMGVYRVRNLRDGRSLVGQSVDLPSVLNRERTQLTFGGHRNEALQRDWNALGPDAFAFEILDTLEVPEGKPEYDPADDLRVLLALWLERLEPYDERGYMRRPRVPGERR, translated from the coding sequence ATGACTCGCAAGGATCTCGTCCGCCGCTACAAGGAGACCCGCCGCCCAATGGGCGTGTACCGGGTCCGCAACCTCCGCGACGGCCGGTCGCTCGTCGGCCAGTCCGTGGACCTGCCGTCGGTGCTGAACCGTGAGCGCACCCAGCTCACGTTCGGCGGCCACCGCAACGAGGCGCTCCAGCGCGACTGGAACGCACTCGGCCCCGACGCGTTCGCGTTCGAGATCCTCGACACGCTGGAGGTGCCGGAGGGGAAGCCGGAGTACGATCCCGCCGACGACCTGCGCGTGCTGCTCGCGCTGTGGCTCGAGCGGCTGGAGCCGTACGACGAGCGCGGGTACATGCGGCGGCCGCGCGTGCCGGGCGAACGACGTTGA